The Amycolatopsis viridis genome window below encodes:
- the thrS gene encoding threonine--tRNA ligase produces the protein MNQPSSAAAAPAVSVVVPAGTTAGAAIREAGLPTKGPEAIVVVRDADGRLRDLAWAPESDATVEPVAAGTEDGRSVIRHSAAHVLAQAVQQQFPEAKLGIGPPIKDGFYYDFLVDKPFTPEDLQALEKRMKQIIKGAQQFSRRRFDSVEQAREELADEPFKLELIDLKSDLDTVDTAEVMEVGGGELTIYDNLDPRTKERVWSDLCRGPHVPTTKFIPAFTLTRVAAAYWRGNEKNPQLQRIYGTAWESAEAQEAYLERLAEAERRDHRRIGAELDLFSFPEEIGSGLPVFHPKGGIIRRELENYSRRRHEESGYEFVNTPHITKSGLFYTSGHLPYYADTMFPPLPLEGEEYYLKAMNCPMHHLIFRSRGRSYRELPLRLFEFGTVYRYEKSGVVHGLTRVRGLTMDDSHIYCTPEQMPGELRSLLRFVLDLLADYGLSDFYLELSTRGDSDKFIGSDEEWEEATETLRQAAIESGLELVPDPGGAAFYGPKISVQAKDAIGRSWQMSTIQLDFNHPKRFELTYTAADGSRRQPVVIHRALFGSIERFFGVLTEHYAGAFPAWLAPVQVVGIPIADEHVEHLQGVAKALRAKGIRVEVDSSDDRMQKKIRTHTTQKVPFMVLAGGKDVEAGAVSFRFRDGSQINGVPVADAVEAVAGWVARRENSSPTAEALQAVLP, from the coding sequence GTGAACCAGCCGTCGTCCGCCGCAGCCGCACCCGCCGTCAGCGTGGTGGTGCCGGCCGGGACCACGGCCGGCGCCGCGATCCGCGAGGCGGGGCTGCCGACGAAGGGGCCGGAGGCCATCGTCGTCGTCCGCGACGCCGACGGGCGCCTGCGTGACCTGGCGTGGGCGCCGGAGTCGGACGCCACGGTCGAGCCCGTCGCGGCCGGCACCGAGGACGGCCGCAGCGTCATCCGGCACTCCGCGGCCCACGTGCTCGCCCAGGCCGTGCAGCAGCAGTTCCCGGAGGCCAAGCTCGGCATCGGCCCGCCGATCAAGGACGGCTTCTACTACGACTTCCTGGTCGACAAGCCGTTCACCCCGGAGGACCTGCAGGCGCTGGAGAAGCGCATGAAGCAGATCATCAAGGGTGCGCAGCAGTTCTCCCGCCGCCGGTTCGACTCCGTCGAGCAGGCGCGGGAGGAACTCGCGGACGAGCCGTTCAAGCTCGAGTTGATCGACCTGAAGTCCGATCTGGACACAGTGGACACCGCCGAGGTGATGGAGGTCGGCGGCGGTGAGCTGACCATCTACGACAACCTGGACCCGCGCACCAAGGAGCGCGTGTGGAGCGACCTGTGCCGCGGCCCGCACGTGCCCACCACCAAGTTCATCCCGGCCTTCACGCTGACCCGGGTCGCCGCCGCCTACTGGCGTGGCAACGAGAAGAACCCGCAGTTGCAGCGCATCTACGGCACCGCGTGGGAGTCGGCCGAGGCGCAGGAAGCCTACCTGGAACGGCTGGCCGAGGCGGAGCGGCGCGACCACCGCCGGATCGGCGCGGAGCTGGACCTGTTCTCCTTCCCCGAGGAGATCGGCTCGGGCCTGCCGGTCTTCCACCCCAAGGGCGGCATCATCCGGCGCGAGCTGGAGAACTACTCGCGCCGGCGGCACGAGGAGTCCGGCTACGAGTTCGTGAACACCCCGCACATCACCAAGAGCGGGCTGTTCTACACCTCGGGCCACCTGCCCTACTACGCGGACACGATGTTCCCGCCGCTGCCCCTGGAGGGCGAGGAGTACTACCTCAAGGCGATGAACTGCCCGATGCACCACCTGATCTTCCGCTCGCGCGGGCGGTCCTACCGGGAGCTGCCGCTGCGGCTGTTCGAGTTCGGGACGGTGTACCGGTACGAGAAGTCCGGCGTGGTGCACGGCCTGACCCGGGTGCGCGGGCTGACCATGGACGACTCGCACATCTACTGCACGCCGGAACAGATGCCGGGCGAGCTGCGGTCGCTGCTGCGGTTCGTGCTGGACCTGCTGGCCGACTACGGCCTGTCCGACTTCTACCTCGAGCTGTCCACCCGCGGCGACTCGGACAAGTTCATCGGCTCCGACGAGGAGTGGGAGGAGGCCACCGAGACGCTGCGGCAGGCCGCGATCGAGTCCGGGCTCGAACTGGTGCCGGACCCGGGCGGGGCGGCCTTCTACGGCCCGAAGATCTCGGTGCAGGCCAAGGACGCGATCGGCCGGTCCTGGCAGATGTCGACCATTCAGCTGGACTTCAACCACCCCAAGCGGTTCGAGCTCACCTACACGGCCGCGGACGGCAGCCGCCGGCAGCCGGTGGTCATCCACCGCGCGTTGTTCGGGTCGATCGAGCGGTTCTTCGGCGTGCTCACCGAGCACTACGCCGGCGCGTTCCCGGCCTGGCTGGCCCCGGTGCAGGTGGTCGGCATCCCGATCGCCGACGAGCACGTGGAGCACCTGCAGGGTGTGGCGAAGGCCTTGCGCGCCAAGGGGATCCGCGTCGAGGTGGACAGCAGCGACGACCGGATGCAGAAGAAGATCCGCACGCACACCACGCAGAAGGTGCCGTTCATGGTGCTGGCGGGCGGCAAGGACGTCGAGGCCGGTGCGGTCTCGTTCCGGTTCCGTGACGGCAGCCAGATCAACGGTGTGCCGGTGGCGGACGCGGTGGAGGCTGTCGCCGGCTGGGTCGCGCGGAGGGAGAACAGCTCGCCGACCGCGGAGGCGTTGCAGGCGGTACTGCCTTGA
- a CDS encoding HIT family protein, translating into MTEPELVEQDGAGVPDALQRLWTPHRLAYVQGQDKPAGDEPEGCPFCRLLGLDDADALILARGEHVWAVLNLYPYNPGHLMVLPYRHVADYPDLTADETRELAEFTQHAMKVVRSVSGAHGFNIGMNQGVIAGAGIAAHLHQHLVPRWGGDANFMPVIGQTKVLPQLLGETRELLSAAWRRV; encoded by the coding sequence TTGACCGAGCCGGAGCTGGTGGAGCAGGACGGGGCCGGGGTCCCGGACGCGTTGCAGCGGCTGTGGACCCCGCACCGGCTGGCCTACGTGCAGGGCCAGGACAAGCCGGCGGGTGACGAGCCCGAGGGGTGCCCGTTCTGCCGCCTGCTCGGCCTGGACGACGCCGACGCGCTGATCCTGGCGCGCGGCGAGCACGTCTGGGCGGTGCTGAACCTCTACCCGTACAACCCGGGGCACCTGATGGTCCTGCCGTACCGGCACGTGGCCGACTACCCGGACCTGACCGCGGACGAGACGCGTGAGCTGGCGGAGTTCACCCAGCACGCGATGAAGGTGGTGCGGTCGGTGTCCGGGGCGCACGGGTTCAACATCGGCATGAACCAGGGCGTCATCGCGGGTGCGGGGATCGCCGCGCACCTGCACCAGCACCTGGTCCCGCGCTGGGGTGGCGACGCGAACTTCATGCCGGTGATCGGGCAGACGAAGGTGCTGCCGCAGCTGCTCGGCGAAACCCGCGAGCTGCTGTCCGCGGCGTGGCGCCGGGTCTAG